Sequence from the Corallococcus sp. EGB genome:
GGTGACGGAGGAGCTGCTCCACGCGCTCCCCAAGACGGACCTGCACTGCCACCTGGACGGGTCCATGCGCCTGAAGACCATCCTGGAGCTGGCCGAGCAGCAGAAGATCAAGCTCATGGCCGACACCGAGGACGGCCTCGCCAGGGCCATCCACATGGGCCAGGTGTGCAAGAGCCTGGAGGAGTACCTCGTCGCGTTCGACGTGACGCTCTCCGTCCTCCAGACCGCGGAGTCCCTCTACCGCGCCGCCTACGAGCTGGCCGTGGACGCCGCCGCGGAGAACGTGCGCTGGCTGGAGGTGCGCTATTCGCCCGCGCTGCACCTGCAGAAGGGCCTGAAGATGACCACCGTCATCGACTCCGTGCTGGAGGGCCTGCGCGCCGCCAAGAAGGAGACGGGCATCAAGTGCGCCGTCATCGTCTGCGGCATCCGCCACATCAACCCGCAGACGTCCATGCGCCTGGCGGAGCTGTCCGTGGCGTACAAGAACCGCGGCGTCGTGGGCTTCGACCTGGCGGGCGCCGAGGCCAGCTTCCCCGCGAAGGACCACCTGGACGCCTTCCGCCTCATCCTCAAGAACAACGTCAACTGCACCGCCCACGCCGGCGAAGCCTTCGGCCCGGAGTCCATCTCCCAGGCCATCCACTCGCTGGGCGCGCACCGCATCGGTCACGGCACCCGGCTGCGCGAGGACGGGGACCTGCTCAACTACGTCAACGACCACCGCATCCCCATGGAGGTCTGCCCGTCCTCCAACGTCCAGACGGGCGCGGTGTCCTCGCTGGAGTCCCACCCGCTCAAGTTCTACTTCGACTACGGCCTGCGGGTGACCATCAACACCGACAACCGCCTCATCACCGACACCACCGTGACGAAGGAGCTGTGGCTGGCCCACCGCAACATGGGCCTGTCGCTGGAGGACCTCACCACCATCATCGTGTCCGGCTTCAAGAGCGCCTTCCTTCCCTTCCGCGAGAAACAGGACATGCTGCGGCAGGTGAACCAGGAGATCGCCACCACGCTGGCCGCCTTCGAGAAGCGCCCCGTCGCGGCCATGCGCCAGCCCGCTTGACCTGAGAAGACATGGACACGCCCCAGGACTTCCCCCCCTCGCCGGACTTCAACCCCCTGCGCGCCAAGGCGGCGCAGGAACTGTCCGTCCCCGCCATCCTGATGATGGTGATGGCGGGCCTCACCTTCCTGTACTCGCTGGTGAGCCTGGTGACGCCGACGAACTCGGCGCAGCTGGAGACCGTCCTCAGCAACCCGGACATCCCCCAGCAGGCGAAGGACGCGATGACGTGGTTCGTGTCACCGCTGGGCCGCGTCGCGCTCACCGTGCCCGGGCTGGTGCTCAACGCGCTGGTGGCCTTCGGCGGCTGGAAGATGAAGAACCTGCAGAGCTACGGCCTGTCCATGACGGCCGCCATCATCTGCTGCATCCCGTGCTGTGGCCCGTGCATGTGCCTGTCGCTCGTGCCGGGCATCTGGTCGCTCATCGTTCTCAACAAGCCGGAAGTGAAGGCCGCGTTCCGCCAGACGGCGTGACGCGGAAACGGGCGCCCCGGGGAGTGCCTCCGGGAGCGCCCGCTTGCGTGAAGGCGCCTGACGAACGCTCAGGTGACCTTCATCCCCTTGGGGATGACGACGACGCCGCCGGACGTGACGTGGAAGCGGCGCTTGTCCTCCACCGGGTCGTAGCCAATGGTCATCCCGGGGGGAATTTCCACGTTCTTGTCGATGATGGCCCGCTTGATGCGGCACCTGCGGCCGATGGTGACGTTCTCGAAGAGGATGGAGTCCTCCACCTCCGAATAGGAGTTCACCCGCACCTTCGGCGACAGCACGGAGCGGTGCACGTGGCCGCCGGAGATGATGCAGCCCTCCGCCACCAGCGAGTCCGTGGCGGTGCCCACCCGCTTGTTCTCCCGGTCCGCGAAGACGAACTTCGCCGGCGGGTAGTTGTTGGGCTGCGTGTGGATGGGCCAGCGGTCGTTGTAGAGGTTGAACGTCGGGTCCACCTCCACCAGGTCCATGTTGGACTGGTAGTACACGTCGATGTTGCCCACGTCCCGCCAGTAGCCGCGCTCCTTCTCCTCCTGGCCGGCCACCGTGTTCTGCGCGAAGTCGTACACGTACACGGGCTCGTGCTTGTAGAGCTCGCTGATGATGGACTTGCCGAAGTCGTGCGCGCTCTTCTCATCCGCCGCGTCGCGCACCACCTGCTTCACCAGCGTGTCCGTGGTGAAGAGGTAGTTGCCCATGGAGGCCAGGCACATCTTCGGGTTGCCTGGCATGGGCGGAGGGTCCTTGGGCTTCTCCAGGAACTGGCGCATGCGCCCGTCCGGCCCCACGTCGATGATGCCGAACTCGCGCCCCTGCTCGATGGGGACGGGAATCGCGGCCACCGTGCACGCGGCCTTCTGCTGGATGTGGAAGTCCAGCATCTTGCGGACGTCCATCCGGTACACGTGGTCCGCGCCGAAGACGAAGATGTGGTCCGGCTCCTCGTCCGTGATGATGTTGAGGTTCTGGTAGATGGCGTCCGCGCTGCCCTTGTACCAGTCCAGGCCGGTGCGCATCTGCGCGGGCACCGCCTCCACGTAGTGGCCCAGGAACGCCGTCATGCGCCACGCGCGCGACAGGTGGTTGTTGAGCGAGTCGCTCTTGTACTGGGTCAGCACCTTCATCCGGTACACACCGGAGTTGGCGAAGTTGGAGAGGACGAAGTCGATGATGCGGTAGCGCCCACCGAACGGAACGGCGGGCTTCGCGCGCTCACGGGTCAGGGGCTCCAGGCGCGTGCCCGCGCCTCCCGCCAGAATCATGGCCAGCAGCTTTGACATAGGTGCGGCCACGTTAGCCCCGGGCCGCCGTCCCACAATGGCCGTGCGGCCCGTGCAAGCCTTTCCGTTGAGTGCCCAACCGGCGGAAGCAGGGGCGCGCGGCGGCCTCCCGTTTTCGCCGCATGTAGGAGGAGGGGCGCAACCCCGTGTGTCCTCTTGGCTTGCGTGGCTTCCCCGGACCTTGCGTGCTAGCGTGACCGGGCGATGTCTGGCGACCAAACGCGAGTCACCAAGATCTCCAGCCTCACCCCGGGTCCCGAGCGCGGC
This genomic interval carries:
- the add gene encoding adenosine deaminase, with amino-acid sequence MPTIRDDETPNATGIPSSARRTDITPPPTLAVTEELLHALPKTDLHCHLDGSMRLKTILELAEQQKIKLMADTEDGLARAIHMGQVCKSLEEYLVAFDVTLSVLQTAESLYRAAYELAVDAAAENVRWLEVRYSPALHLQKGLKMTTVIDSVLEGLRAAKKETGIKCAVIVCGIRHINPQTSMRLAELSVAYKNRGVVGFDLAGAEASFPAKDHLDAFRLILKNNVNCTAHAGEAFGPESISQAIHSLGAHRIGHGTRLREDGDLLNYVNDHRIPMEVCPSSNVQTGAVSSLESHPLKFYFDYGLRVTINTDNRLITDTTVTKELWLAHRNMGLSLEDLTTIIVSGFKSAFLPFREKQDMLRQVNQEIATTLAAFEKRPVAAMRQPA
- the glgC gene encoding glucose-1-phosphate adenylyltransferase is translated as MSKLLAMILAGGAGTRLEPLTRERAKPAVPFGGRYRIIDFVLSNFANSGVYRMKVLTQYKSDSLNNHLSRAWRMTAFLGHYVEAVPAQMRTGLDWYKGSADAIYQNLNIITDEEPDHIFVFGADHVYRMDVRKMLDFHIQQKAACTVAAIPVPIEQGREFGIIDVGPDGRMRQFLEKPKDPPPMPGNPKMCLASMGNYLFTTDTLVKQVVRDAADEKSAHDFGKSIISELYKHEPVYVYDFAQNTVAGQEEKERGYWRDVGNIDVYYQSNMDLVEVDPTFNLYNDRWPIHTQPNNYPPAKFVFADRENKRVGTATDSLVAEGCIISGGHVHRSVLSPKVRVNSYSEVEDSILFENVTIGRRCRIKRAIIDKNVEIPPGMTIGYDPVEDKRRFHVTSGGVVVIPKGMKVT